The following are encoded in a window of Methanobrevibacter sp. genomic DNA:
- a CDS encoding S49 family peptidase — protein sequence MSENNIDWLSIGIGAFIILAIVLLLVLILPFGNLVEQQDEIAVITINGAVTYDSSNSTKIYTSASHIENALNDANSNPSVKAIVLDINSKGGSQVACQEIAEIIKNSDKPVVAYIGDKGLDESYLIASGADSIVASTSSSVGGIGLSYIDSGKYSKVKLTGVYNEDYLKLKKSNETNPDNLANGQKMIDQDYTQFIKMIAKNRDLEPNYLAKLAHGKKYNGNEAKNLGLVDKIGNKNKAIELAASKANVTNYTATNYPKSKKSLTETLSENKIFNLEL from the coding sequence ATGAGTGAAAACAATATAGATTGGCTTAGCATAGGAATAGGTGCCTTTATCATATTGGCCATAGTGTTGCTTTTAGTTCTTATCCTGCCATTCGGCAATTTGGTTGAACAGCAAGATGAAATAGCTGTCATAACAATCAATGGTGCAGTCACATACGATTCATCAAACTCCACAAAGATATATACCAGCGCAAGCCATATTGAAAATGCATTGAATGATGCAAATTCAAATCCAAGCGTAAAAGCCATCGTTTTGGACATAAACAGCAAAGGCGGAAGCCAGGTGGCATGCCAGGAAATAGCTGAAATCATCAAGAATTCAGACAAGCCTGTCGTTGCATACATTGGAGACAAGGGATTGGATGAAAGCTATCTCATTGCAAGCGGTGCGGATTCCATTGTTGCAAGCACATCATCATCTGTTGGAGGAATCGGCCTCAGCTATATTGACAGCGGAAAATACTCCAAGGTCAAGCTTACCGGAGTGTACAATGAGGATTATCTCAAATTAAAGAAATCCAACGAGACAAATCCTGACAACCTTGCAAACGGTCAGAAAATGATTGACCAGGATTACACCCAATTCATTAAGATGATAGCTAAAAACAGGGATTTGGAACCTAATTACCTTGCAAAACTTGCTCACGGCAAAAAGTACAATGGAAACGAAGCCAAGAATCTTGGATTGGTCGACAAGATCGGAAACAAGAATAAGGCAATCGAATTGGCCGCTTCAAAAGCCAATGTGACCAATTACACTGCAACCAATTATCCAAAATCCAAAAAAAGCTTGAC